GGATCAACCGAACGCCGCTGATAATATCGCTCCAGCCCCATGTCCTGGACCAGGGCATAGGCGCCTTCACAGCCGCGACAGCAGAAATCCCCGTCAAGAGTGACGGGGATGTCCTGGCCGCAATGGCGGCACGGGCGCGTGCTCACGGAATGACGAAACGCTGGGCGTGCTGATAGGCCACACCCTCGCCGACAGCCGCCACGTCCATGTCCCACACGCCGGCCAGCGGCAGGGCGAAAACACCGCCATAAACGCCGCCGCCCATGGACGGCAACGCCACCTCGTGGTCATAGCCGGCGACGGTCGGACGCACCATGCCGGCGGTCACCTTCAACCCGTCCACGCCCTTGCCGTCGCGATCGCGATAGCTGATGCGGACATCGACCTTGTGGCCGTCAGCGGTGCTGGCCGGGACCAGCTTGGTGTCCACCTGCCAGCCCATTTCCGCCTGCGCCTTGGCCAGGGCCAGATTCTGGTTATACAGCCGGCCCTTTTCATAGGCGTCGGTGGTGGAGATGCCGGTGAAGGTGCTGGTGGCGAAGTAGGCCAAGGTGCCGTTCACCGCCAGGACCACGCCGAAGCCGGCAACGAAAATATAGGGGTACCACCACCCCGGCTGACGGGTCTTCTTGGTCATGGCGTTCATCGTCCCGGCCCCGCGAACAACGAGGTGCTGCGCAACTCGGTGCCCTCAGCTTTTTCGGTCAGGATGAAGATAAGGTCGGTCTTCTTGTCCGTCACTTTTTCCTCGGGTGCGTTGACGTAAAGACGAAGGGTGGTGATCTCGTCGCCGGGAACCGACAGGTCCATCTGGGTCACGTTGCTCTCGCCGCCGACCACTTCCATGGTGGCGCCTTCGATGCCGACGACCTTCAGGTTATACACGCGGTCTTGGCGGACCATGTTGAGAATTTTGTAGGTGTAGCCGTTACGGATGGTGCCGTTGGACATCTGCACGTACATGGGCGCCCGCTCATGCAGGATGTTCACCTCGGTGGTGCGCCGTGTCCCCAAGGACAACGCCATGCCGGCGCCGATCACCAGCAGCAGCAAGGTGTAAAGAATGGTACGCGTCCGCAACAGCTTGGTTTTGTTGCCAGGACCACCGGCCGCACGCGAGTTCACATTGGTGATGGAATCGTACGAGATCAACCCGCGCGGCAGACCAACCCGGTCCATCATGGTGTTACAGGCATCGACGCACAGGCCGCAACCGATACAGGCCATCTGCAAGCCTTCGCGGATGTCGATGCCGGTGGGGCAGACCTGGACGCACATCTTGCAGTCGATGCAATGGCCCCGGTCCTCGAAGCTCTGGCCCTTGCGCGCTGGCGCCCGCGGCTCGCCCCGCCATTCCTCGTACGAGATGATCAGCGAATGCTCGTCGAACATGGCCGACTGAAAGCGCGAATAGGGGCACATATAAAGGCACACCTGCTCACGGGCGAAGCCGGCCAGCAGATAGCAAAAGCCGCCGATGATGGCGATGAAGGAATAAACCCCGACCGAGGCCTCCAGGGTGAAGATGTCCTTCATCATCTGGAAGGCGTCGCCGAAATACAGCACGAAGGCGATGCCGCACGCCGCCGACACCGCCAGCCAACCGGCCTGGATGACGGCCTTCTTGATGATCTTCTGCGCGGTCCAGGGGGCGCGTTCCAGGTTCATGCGGGCGGAACGGTCCCCCACCACCCAACGCTCGATCTGCACGAACAGATCGGTATAGACGGTCTGCCAGCACAGGAACCCGCACCAGACACGACCGGCCAAGGCCGACATGAAGAACAAGGTGATGGCCGCGAACAAAAGCAGGCCGGTCAGATAATAGACTTCCTGCGGCCAGATTTCGATGAAGAAGAAGTAGCCGCGCCGTCCGTCGATAT
This is a stretch of genomic DNA from Magnetospirillum gryphiswaldense MSR-1 v2. It encodes these proteins:
- a CDS encoding FixH family protein, encoding MTKKTRQPGWWYPYIFVAGFGVVLAVNGTLAYFATSTFTGISTTDAYEKGRLYNQNLALAKAQAEMGWQVDTKLVPASTADGHKVDVRISYRDRDGKGVDGLKVTAGMVRPTVAGYDHEVALPSMGGGVYGGVFALPLAGVWDMDVAAVGEGVAYQHAQRFVIP
- the ccoG gene encoding cytochrome c oxidase accessory protein CcoG, with translation MYAETVIIHPRHVKKGLFRAAKWWLMWGLLAFFHLAPFLRWDRGPGAPSQAILADIDGRRGYFFFIEIWPQEVYYLTGLLLFAAITLFFMSALAGRVWCGFLCWQTVYTDLFVQIERWVVGDRSARMNLERAPWTAQKIIKKAVIQAGWLAVSAACGIAFVLYFGDAFQMMKDIFTLEASVGVYSFIAIIGGFCYLLAGFAREQVCLYMCPYSRFQSAMFDEHSLIISYEEWRGEPRAPARKGQSFEDRGHCIDCKMCVQVCPTGIDIREGLQMACIGCGLCVDACNTMMDRVGLPRGLISYDSITNVNSRAAGGPGNKTKLLRTRTILYTLLLLVIGAGMALSLGTRRTTEVNILHERAPMYVQMSNGTIRNGYTYKILNMVRQDRVYNLKVVGIEGATMEVVGGESNVTQMDLSVPGDEITTLRLYVNAPEEKVTDKKTDLIFILTEKAEGTELRSTSLFAGPGR